In Dioscorea cayenensis subsp. rotundata cultivar TDr96_F1 unplaced genomic scaffold, TDr96_F1_v2_PseudoChromosome.rev07_lg8_w22 25.fasta BLBR01000432.1, whole genome shotgun sequence, a genomic segment contains:
- the LOC120254392 gene encoding uncharacterized protein C24B11.05 isoform X2, with amino-acid sequence MDDTLYPLSVGLNLECRKNIQDYMLHHLHIEENQVPKMCLDLYKEYGTTMAGLKVLGYEFDNDEFHAYVHGKLPYENLKPDLVLRNLLLSMPQRKIIFTNADREHAAKVLNKLGLEDCFEGVICFETLNPSVVPGNTDEQIDSTDSNAQEYSNGKSPIICKPSLEAMQAAIKIANIDPKKTIFFDDSARNIASGKEAGLNTVYVGSSTLVPGADIALSSIHNIKEALPEIWEGQDQSDALLTSTRMETVVHA; translated from the exons ATGGATGATACCTTGTATCCATTAAGCGTGGGGCTCAACTTAGAATGCAGAAAAAACATACAAG ATTACATGCTGCATCATCTACACATTGAAGAAAACCAGGTTCCAAAGATGTGTCTGGACTTGTACAAAGAATACGGAACAACGATGGCTGGCCTTAAG GTGTTGGGTTATGAATTTGATAATGATGAATTCCATGCTTATGTTCATGGAAAATTGCCATATGAAAATCTGAAACCTGATTTAGTATTGAGGAATCTACTGCTTTCAATGCCGCAGCGAAAAATA ATATTTACAAATGCTGACAGGGAACATGCTGCAAAAGTTCTTAATAAGCTGGGATTAGAAGACTGTTTTGAAGGTGTCATCTGCTTTGAGACACTTAATCCATCAGTTGTGCCTGGAAATACTGATGAACAAATTGATTCAACTGATTCAAATGCTCAAGAATATTCCAATGGCAAATCACCCATTATTTGTAAACCCTCTCTGGAAGCCATGCAAGCTGCCATTAAGATTGCAAACATTGATCCAAAGAAAACG ATCTTCTTCGATGACAGTGCTCGGAACATAGCTTCAGGAAAGGAAGCAGGCCTCAATACAGTATAT GTTGGGAGCTCAACACTTGTGCCAGGGGCAGATATTGCACTGAGTAGCATTCACAACATCAAGGAAGCATTGCCGGAGATTTGGGAAGGTCAAGATCAATCAGATGCTCTGCTTACATCCACTAGAATGGAAACAGTAGTCCATGCTTGA
- the LOC120254392 gene encoding uncharacterized protein C24B11.05 isoform X1: protein MDSVASESKYGCLLFDMDDTLYPLSVGLNLECRKNIQDYMLHHLHIEENQVPKMCLDLYKEYGTTMAGLKVLGYEFDNDEFHAYVHGKLPYENLKPDLVLRNLLLSMPQRKIIFTNADREHAAKVLNKLGLEDCFEGVICFETLNPSVVPGNTDEQIDSTDSNAQEYSNGKSPIICKPSLEAMQAAIKIANIDPKKTIFFDDSARNIASGKEAGLNTVYVGSSTLVPGADIALSSIHNIKEALPEIWEGQDQSDALLTSTRMETVVHA from the exons ATGGACTCTGTTGCAAGTGAATCAAAGTACGGATGTTTGCTGTTTg ATATGGATGATACCTTGTATCCATTAAGCGTGGGGCTCAACTTAGAATGCAGAAAAAACATACAAG ATTACATGCTGCATCATCTACACATTGAAGAAAACCAGGTTCCAAAGATGTGTCTGGACTTGTACAAAGAATACGGAACAACGATGGCTGGCCTTAAG GTGTTGGGTTATGAATTTGATAATGATGAATTCCATGCTTATGTTCATGGAAAATTGCCATATGAAAATCTGAAACCTGATTTAGTATTGAGGAATCTACTGCTTTCAATGCCGCAGCGAAAAATA ATATTTACAAATGCTGACAGGGAACATGCTGCAAAAGTTCTTAATAAGCTGGGATTAGAAGACTGTTTTGAAGGTGTCATCTGCTTTGAGACACTTAATCCATCAGTTGTGCCTGGAAATACTGATGAACAAATTGATTCAACTGATTCAAATGCTCAAGAATATTCCAATGGCAAATCACCCATTATTTGTAAACCCTCTCTGGAAGCCATGCAAGCTGCCATTAAGATTGCAAACATTGATCCAAAGAAAACG ATCTTCTTCGATGACAGTGCTCGGAACATAGCTTCAGGAAAGGAAGCAGGCCTCAATACAGTATAT GTTGGGAGCTCAACACTTGTGCCAGGGGCAGATATTGCACTGAGTAGCATTCACAACATCAAGGAAGCATTGCCGGAGATTTGGGAAGGTCAAGATCAATCAGATGCTCTGCTTACATCCACTAGAATGGAAACAGTAGTCCATGCTTGA